The Fibrobacter sp. UWP2 genome includes a window with the following:
- a CDS encoding TatD family hydrolase, translating into MFDFHLHLARLPQPMELARLLAEREYRYVAVACEPWEWEAVNKLCVAGVNRTADMNCAAYGVHPMIAGNVTEADFAKLREILESDPDAQVGEAGLDRRFPGYEDGSIQEQVFVRQIKLALELGRDLQIHCVGDYGRVVALLKKNGFGKSHGTAPSTSLSTPLSTSLSTSRPIFHRFGGDAGIVRAALPLGALFSLHNDSFRKKSTVAAIPLIPADSVRFETDADEIYCKACAVPTSAVPAKEITEALIKDLGEVKRLYELAVKGA; encoded by the coding sequence ATGTTCGATTTTCACCTGCATTTGGCGAGGCTACCCCAGCCCATGGAACTGGCGAGGCTGCTGGCGGAGCGGGAATACCGCTATGTGGCCGTGGCCTGCGAACCGTGGGAATGGGAGGCCGTGAACAAGTTGTGCGTCGCGGGTGTGAACCGCACCGCGGATATGAACTGCGCCGCCTACGGGGTCCACCCGATGATTGCGGGGAACGTCACGGAGGCGGACTTCGCAAAACTGCGGGAGATTTTGGAAAGCGACCCGGACGCCCAGGTCGGCGAAGCAGGGCTCGACCGGCGATTCCCGGGGTACGAGGATGGCAGTATTCAGGAGCAGGTTTTTGTACGGCAAATCAAGCTCGCACTGGAACTGGGGCGCGACCTCCAGATCCACTGCGTGGGCGATTACGGAAGGGTCGTAGCGCTACTGAAAAAGAACGGATTCGGGAAGTCGCACGGAACAGCCCCTAGTACTTCGCTTAGTACGCCGCTTAGTACGTCGCTTAGTACGTCGCGACCCATATTCCACCGCTTCGGCGGGGATGCGGGGATTGTGCGAGCCGCCCTCCCCCTCGGGGCGTTATTCTCGCTCCACAACGACAGCTTCCGCAAGAAGTCTACCGTGGCGGCAATCCCTCTTATCCCGGCCGACAGCGTGCGCTTCGAGACCGATGCCGACGAAATATACTGCAAAGCCTGCGCAGTTCCCACCAGCGCAGTCCCCGCAAAAGAAATCACCGAAGCCCTCATCAAGGACCTCGGCGAAGTCAAAAGACTTTACGAACTAGCAGTTAAAGGCGCTTAG